One stretch of Microcebus murinus isolate Inina chromosome 12, M.murinus_Inina_mat1.0, whole genome shotgun sequence DNA includes these proteins:
- the RRAGA gene encoding ras-related GTP-binding protein A: MPNTAMKKKVLLMGKSGSGKTSMRSIIFANYIARDTRRLGATIDVEHSHVRFLGNLVLNLWDCGGQDTFMENYFTSQRDNIFRNVEVLIYVFDVESRELEKDMHYYQSCLEAILQNSPDAKIFCLVHKMDLVQEDQRDLIFKEREEDLRRLSRPLECACFRTSIWDETLYKAWSSIVYQLIPNVQQLEMNLRNFAQIIEADEVLLFERATFLVISHYQCKEQRDVHRFEKISNIIKQFKLSCSKLAASFQSMEVRNSNFAAFIDIFTSNTYVMVVMSDPSIPSAATLINIRNARKHFEKLERVDGPKHSLLMR; the protein is encoded by the coding sequence ATGCCAAATACAGCCATGAAGAAAAAGGTGCTGTTGATGGGGAAGAGCGGGTCTGGGAAGACCAGCATGAGGTCGATTATCTTTGCAAATTACATTGCTCGCGACACCCGGCGCCTGGGTGCCACTATCGACGTGGAGCACTCCCACGTCCGATTCCTGGGGAACCTGGTGCTCAACTTGTGGGACTGTGGCGGTCAGGACACCTTCATGGAAAATTACTTCACCAGCCAGCGAGACAATATCTTCCGTAACGTTGAGGTTTTGATTTACGTGTTTGACGTGGAGAGCCGCGAATTAGAAAAGGACATGCATTATTACCAGTCGTGTCTGGAGGCCATCCTCCAGAATTCTCCTGATGCCAAAATCTTCTGCCTGGTGCACAAAATGGATCTGGTTCAGGAGGATCAGCGTGACCTGATTTTTAAAGAGCGAGAGGAAGACCTGAGGCGTTTATCTCGCCCGCTGGAGTGTGCTTGTTTTCGAACATCCATCTGGGATGAAACGCTCTACAAAGCCTGGTCCAGTATTGTCTATCAGCTGATTCCCAACGTTCAACAGCTGGAGATGAACCTAAGGAATTTTGCCCAAATTATTGAGGCCGACGAAGTTCTGCTGTTCGAAAGAGCTACGTTCTTGGTGATTTCCCATTACCAGTGCAAAGAGCAGCGTGACGTCCACCGATTTGAGAAAATCAGCAACATCATCAAGCAGTTCAAGCTGAGCTGCAGTAAGTTGGCCGCTTCTTTCCAGAGCATGGAAGTTAGAAATTCTAACTTCGCTGCTTTCATCGACATCTTCACATCAAACACGTATGTGATGGTGGTTATGTCAGATCCATCGATCCCTTCTGCAGCTACTCTGATCAACATTCGCAATGCCAGGAAACACTTTGAGAAGCTGGAGAGAGTGGATGGCCCCAAGCATAGTCTCCTTATGCGTTGA